The Kiloniellales bacterium DNA window ATGGCCGGTCGGCCAGCAGACGGTCCATCATCTCGTCGACGATGGCATCGGCCGGCTTGAGGGCGTCGCGCCAGATCCCGGGCTCGCCGTGGATGCCCATGCCCATTTCCATCTCGCCGGGTCCAAGCTCGAAGGTCGGCTTGCCGGCCTGGGGCACGGTGCAGGGGGTCAGCGCCATGCCGATGGAGCGGCAGGCGTCGGCGGTCTTCTGCGCGACCCGGGTGACCTCTTCCAGGCTGGCCATCTCCTCGGCCAGGGCGCCGGCGGTCTTGAAGGCGTAGACCATGCCGGCCACGCCGCGGCGCTTCTCCGCCTCCTCGGGCGGCGCCGAGACGATGTCGTCGGCCAGTAGGACGGTCGTCGCCTCGATGTCGTCCTCCAGCTCGACCATCTCGCCGGCCATGTCGAAGTTCATGACGTCGCCGCCGTAGTTGCCGTAGAGCCGCAGGATGCCGACGCCGCCGTGGGCCAGGCGCATCGCGGCGGCCATCTGCTCGGCCGAGGGCGAGGCGAAGACGTCACCGATGGCCGCGGCATCGAGCAGGCCGGTCCCGACGTAGCCGGTGAAGACGGGCAGGTGGCCCGAGCCGCCGCCGGTGACGATGCCGACCTTGCCGGCCTTAGCTCCCCCGGCACGCGCGATTACCCGCGGCTCCGGCTGTGCGTAGATCTCAGGATGCGCCGCGACCAGGCCATCCAGCATTTCGTCGACGTAGTCGGCTGGATCGTTGAGGATCTTCTTCATTCCTTGCCTCTCCTTTAGGGCCGAGAACCCAACCGCCAAAGTGACTGCTCTCACTCACTGCTGTCATTGCCGGGCTTGACCCGGCAATCCAAGGCCTCCTCGGTGTCCGTCGTCTCTGGACCCTCGGGTCAAGCCCGAGGGTGACAGCGAGAAGGGGCGACGGTTGGTGCGATGCTGTCCAGCTCGGGCCTGACCCTTTACGTCTGATGCAAAAGCAAACGGCGCCGCGAGGCCTACCCCGCGGCGCCGTAGGCGTCAGATCTTGTAGCCGAGGGCGCGGGCGCCATCGATGAAGTTCTTGTACTGGGCCTTCTGCTTGTCGATGCCCAGCTTCTGGACGATCTTGACCCATTCCTCGGCCGCCTCGTCGAGCGCCTGCTGCGAGGTCAGCTCGCCCGAGATCGCCTTGGAGATGTTGCGGCCCAGGGCGTCGGCGTACTCCGGCGCGCCCTCCCAGAAGAACTGGGGATAGCCCACCTCGACGTTGGCCAGGCCGGCATCCAGGTGGTTCTTCGCGGTGTCGAAGTTCTTGAAGATGCCGTCGTTGGTCGGCCAGAGGTCCGAGGTGCCGCGCTGCGGGTTGGCCTCCAGGTAGAGCTTGGCCGCGGCGTCGCCGTAGTGGCTCTTGCCGAAGGGATCGGAGCCGCAGAAGGGGTCGGCGACGATGTTGTTCGAATAGTCGGGATGCGACATGCGGTAGATGAAGTAGAAGGCCGCATCCTTGACGTCCTGGGGCAGGTTCTTGGGGATCGAGGCCGTGCGGCACCACAGCGAAATGGCCCGGTTGGTGATCGAGCCGTCGTCGTTCTTCCAGCCCGGCACGATGGCGCCGCGCTGGTCCTCGGCCTTCTCGACGCCCTGCTGCTGGACCGTGAACTCGGCGAGATCGATCCACCAGACGCTCATGACATCGGAGCCCGACTGCCAGCGCTGGATGGTCGTGCCGATGTCCATGGCCTCGGCCCCCGGCGGGCCGAACTTGATGATCTCGCGGTAGATGTCGAGGGATTCGGCCGCCTTGCCCTGGTTGATGGTCGGGTTCATGTTGGCGTCAAAGTAATTGACGCCGGCCGAAGCCGCGATGTCCATCCAGAAGCCCCAGCCGAAGTTCGGCGGGTTGACCACCATCGAGGTGCCGTAGACGCCCTGGCCCTTGAGCTCCTCGGTGAAGAACTGAGTGGTCTTGAGGAAGTCCTCCCAGGTCTTGGGCACTTCCAGGTTCTGCTGGAAGCGCTGGGAGAACTTCTTCTGCAGCTCGGCGTTCTCGAAGTAGCTCTTGCGGTAGTGCAGGATGTGGATGTCGCCGTCCAGCATCACGCCGTAGGTCTTGCCGCTCCACTTGGTGTAGAACTCGCGGTAGGCCGGCATGACCCAGTCCAGATAGTCCTGGCTGCCCTCGTATTGGGCCAGATAGTCGTCCAGCGGCTCCAGCTGGCCGGTCTCGGCGAAGGCCCCGAAGAACAGCGAGGGATACTGCACGAAGTCGAAGCGCGGCTTGCGCGACAGCAACTGCGGCAGGATCTTGGCCACGGCATCGCCGCCGTCATAGTTCTCGCGCGACTCGATGCCGACACCGGCCTCCTCCATCAGCAGGTCGGAAAGCCACATCGGCGCGTGCAGCCAGTTCGAATCCTGGAAGTACTTCAGCTTGACGTCCTTGAAGAGCTTCTTTCCCGGCGGCACCGCCTGCGCGCCGTAGGCCATCCGGCCTGGAAGGGCGCCGCCCAGGGCCGCGGCGCCGGCACCCGCCGCCACGCCCTTCAGGAACCTGCGTCGTGTCCAACCACTCAGAAAACCCATGTCCACCTCCCGTTGGGACTCCGTCCTCAATCTCGCCGGCCGAAGCCGGTCGTCTTGGGCGCTATCGCCATCTCAGCCGAGCAGCGCCTCGGTCTCCGCATCGAAGATCATGACATCGCGCGGGTCGTAGCCGAGCTCTACCGGGTCGCCGCGTTTCAGTCCGGTGTCCGGCGGCACCAGGGCGCGGAACTGGGTCGCGCCGTTCCGCAGTGTCAGGATGGCGCGCTCTCCCAGGTACTCGTTGATCAGGACCTCGGCCGCCAGCGGTTTCTCGGCCGCCGAGAGAGTCAGATTCTGCGGACGCAGGCCGACGATGAAGCGGCCGCCCGCGTTCCCGTTCAAGGCGGCGGCGCGCTTCGGCGGCAGGGCGAGAACAAGCTCGCTGCCCTCGACCTGCAGCGCCAGCCCTTCGCCATCGGCCCGGGCCTCGGCCCGGAAGAAGTTGGTGGGCGGCTCGCCGATGAAGTCGGCGACGAACACGTTGGCCGGCCGGTTGTAGAGCGTGTTGCGGTCGCCGACCTGCTGCAGGCGGGCGTTCGACATCACCGCCACCCGGTCGGCCAGGGCCAGGGCCTCGACCTGGTCGTGGGTCACGTAGACCATGGTCCGGCCGAGCTCCTGGTGCAGGCGCTTGAGGTCGAAGAGCATTTGGAACTTCAGATGCGCGTCGAGATGGCTCATGACCTCGTCGAGGATGAAGACCGAGGGTTCCCGAATCAGCGCCCGGCCGAGGGAGACTCGCTGCTGCTGGCCGCCGGACAGCGCGCCGGGCAGCTCCTCCAGGATCGCGGTGATCCGCAGCAGCTCGGCGATCTGTGCCGCCTTGCGCTTGCGCTCGGCCTCGGGAACGCCGCGCACCTCCAGGGGGAAGGTCAGGTTCCGCTCGACCGTGAAGTTCGGGTAGAGGGCGTAGGTCTCGAAGGCCATGGCGACATTGCGTTCCTGCGGATCGAGGTCGGAGACGCGCCGCTCGCCGAAGTAGATCTCGCCCGAGGTGATGGCCTCCAATCCGACGATCATCCGCAAAGTCGAGGTCTTGCCGCAGCCCGAGGGCCCGAGCAGGGCGACGAACTCGCCGTTCTCGATCTCCAGGTCGAGATCCTGGACCGCGTGCACCGCGCCGGCGCCCGAGCCGTAGATCTTGTTCACCTTGCGGAGCGAGACGTTGGCCACGGCGCTCACTCCATCAGGTTGCGGCCCGAGGCCGGATCGAAGTAGTGGAAGGCCCGGTCATCGACCGAGAGCGCGACCGCCTCGCCGTGGGCAAAGTGCCGCTCCGGGCTGGTCAGGGCGGTCAGCTTCACACCGCCGGACTCGGCGAGCATGATGCCGGTCGAGCCCAGGGCCTCGAAGATGTCAACCCGGGCGTCGATGGTGACGCCGTTGGCCAGCTCGTCCGCTGGGCGGATGTGCTGCGGCCTGAGCCCCAGGGTGACTTCGGCGGTGTTGCGCGCCTCCAGCTTGGCGCGCTGCGGCTCGGGCACGCGGAAGCGGAGGTTGCCATCCTCGGCCTGCAGGACCAGCGCCTGGTCCTCGCTGGTGAGGCGCGCCGGGATGACGTTGATCGTCGGCTGGCCCAGGTGCTCGGCGACGAAAAGGTTGGCCGGGCGTTCGAAGAGATCGTGGGGCGCGCCGGTCTGGACCAGGCGCCCGCCGTTGCCCATGACCCCGATGCGGTCGCCCAGGGACAGCGCCTCGGCGTAGTCGTGGGTGACGTAGACCGTCGCGACCCTGCGCAGATCCTCCAGGGTGTGGAACTGGGTCCGGAGCTCGTGGCGGATCTTGGCGTCGAGGTGACTGATCGGTTCGTCCAGGAGGAAAACCTCGGGATCGGCCACGAGCGTCCGGCCCAGCGCCGTGCGCTGCTTCTGCCCGCCCGAAACCTCGCCCGGCCGGCGGTTCAGCAGCTGGTCGATGCGCAGCAGCTTGGCGATGTCGGTCACGCGCTGCTCGATGACGGCCTTGCTCTCGCGCCGGGCCTTCAAGGGGCTGGCGATGTTCTCGTAGACCGTCTTGTGGGGATAGAGTGCGTAGGACTCGAAGGTCATGGCGACCCGCCGGCGGTAGGGCGGCAGCCGCGTGATGTCCCGCTCGCCGGCCAGGATCCGGCCGCGGTCTGGGGTCTCCAGCCCGGCGATCAGGCGCAGCAAGGTCGTCTTGCCGATGCCCGAAGGGCCGATGATGACGAAGAACTCGCCCTCCTCGACGGTGAAGCTCAGGTCGTCGATGACCGGGAAGTCCCAGCCCTTGCAGAGTCCCTCGACCTGAAGCCGTGCCATGATGCCTAGCCCTTCACGACGCCGAGGGAAAGGCCGCGCACCATGTAGCGGCGCAGCAGGATGAACAGGGTCACCGGCGGGATCATGGCGATCAGCGAGAAGGCCATCTGCAGGTTCCACAGGGTCTGCGAGCCGTGGGTGAAGGTCGGAATCACGATGGTGTAGGTGCGCACCTCGGAGCCGACGAAGAGGTTGGCGAAGAGGTATTCGTTCCAGGCGAAGATCCAGCACAGCATGGCGACCGAGATCATGCCCGGCAGGACCAGCGGCAGGGTGATGCGCGCGAAGGCCTGGAAGGGCGTCCAGCCGTCGAGGTAGGCGGCCTCTTCCAGCTCGCGCGGCGCATCGCGGAAGAAGACCATCATCAGCCAGGTCGCCAGCGGCAGGTTGAAGACCAGGTAGAGGATGATCAGTGAGACTGCGCTGTCGGTGCCCC harbors:
- a CDS encoding ABC transporter ATP-binding protein → MANVSLRKVNKIYGSGAGAVHAVQDLDLEIENGEFVALLGPSGCGKTSTLRMIVGLEAITSGEIYFGERRVSDLDPQERNVAMAFETYALYPNFTVERNLTFPLEVRGVPEAERKRKAAQIAELLRITAILEELPGALSGGQQQRVSLGRALIREPSVFILDEVMSHLDAHLKFQMLFDLKRLHQELGRTMVYVTHDQVEALALADRVAVMSNARLQQVGDRNTLYNRPANVFVADFIGEPPTNFFRAEARADGEGLALQVEGSELVLALPPKRAAALNGNAGGRFIVGLRPQNLTLSAAEKPLAAEVLINEYLGERAILTLRNGATQFRALVPPDTGLKRGDPVELGYDPRDVMIFDAETEALLG
- a CDS encoding dihydroxyacetone kinase subunit DhaK: MKKILNDPADYVDEMLDGLVAAHPEIYAQPEPRVIARAGGAKAGKVGIVTGGGSGHLPVFTGYVGTGLLDAAAIGDVFASPSAEQMAAAMRLAHGGVGILRLYGNYGGDVMNFDMAGEMVELEDDIEATTVLLADDIVSAPPEEAEKRRGVAGMVYAFKTAGALAEEMASLEEVTRVAQKTADACRSIGMALTPCTVPQAGKPTFELGPGEMEMGMGIHGEPGIWRDALKPADAIVDEMMDRLLADRPLVAGDKVSILVNSLGATPPEELYIMYRRARSRLTDVGAAIVMPLVGRYATSMEMTGATLTLCRLDDELERLLKAPCHCGFWTVT
- a CDS encoding ABC transporter ATP-binding protein; its protein translation is MARLQVEGLCKGWDFPVIDDLSFTVEEGEFFVIIGPSGIGKTTLLRLIAGLETPDRGRILAGERDITRLPPYRRRVAMTFESYALYPHKTVYENIASPLKARRESKAVIEQRVTDIAKLLRIDQLLNRRPGEVSGGQKQRTALGRTLVADPEVFLLDEPISHLDAKIRHELRTQFHTLEDLRRVATVYVTHDYAEALSLGDRIGVMGNGGRLVQTGAPHDLFERPANLFVAEHLGQPTINVIPARLTSEDQALVLQAEDGNLRFRVPEPQRAKLEARNTAEVTLGLRPQHIRPADELANGVTIDARVDIFEALGSTGIMLAESGGVKLTALTSPERHFAHGEAVALSVDDRAFHYFDPASGRNLME
- a CDS encoding extracellular solute-binding protein — encoded protein: MGFLSGWTRRRFLKGVAAGAGAAALGGALPGRMAYGAQAVPPGKKLFKDVKLKYFQDSNWLHAPMWLSDLLMEEAGVGIESRENYDGGDAVAKILPQLLSRKPRFDFVQYPSLFFGAFAETGQLEPLDDYLAQYEGSQDYLDWVMPAYREFYTKWSGKTYGVMLDGDIHILHYRKSYFENAELQKKFSQRFQQNLEVPKTWEDFLKTTQFFTEELKGQGVYGTSMVVNPPNFGWGFWMDIAASAGVNYFDANMNPTINQGKAAESLDIYREIIKFGPPGAEAMDIGTTIQRWQSGSDVMSVWWIDLAEFTVQQQGVEKAEDQRGAIVPGWKNDDGSITNRAISLWCRTASIPKNLPQDVKDAAFYFIYRMSHPDYSNNIVADPFCGSDPFGKSHYGDAAAKLYLEANPQRGTSDLWPTNDGIFKNFDTAKNHLDAGLANVEVGYPQFFWEGAPEYADALGRNISKAISGELTSQQALDEAAEEWVKIVQKLGIDKQKAQYKNFIDGARALGYKI